From Borreliella burgdorferi B31:
TAAGAATAAGTTAATCATTCTTGTCAAAACACTAGATCATATGAATAAAGAATTACTTTATAGTGCAAATAAAACTTACAATTATGTCTTAATACAAAACAATTTTAATGAGGCTCTAGCTAAAACTTATCAACTTAGGGTTAATTATAAAACCCTATTAGAATATCTTGAAATATTAGAAAAAAATCCAAAAGTAATCTTAAAACGTCCCACAAATAAAGAAAATGAAAGCTTTATAGGCCTTTATACACTCCTTTCCCCTTTAGAAGTTTGTTGCACTAAAATTTATAATCTTCATCCTAATATTTAAGCTAATATAATCCAGAAAATTTACTATAATCGATTATATAAATAGTAAACCAATATCTATCCTAGTATATTATGGCCTATAATAGGCCCAATAAAGAATATTTTGAACATGAATAATTATTTAATTACCAATATAAAGCTAAATACAAAATAAATTCAATATATCTTTAAATTCTAGAAAATTTTTAATCTAAAAAAATCATTATTATAGTGCCCAAAACAAAATAAAACTTAAACTGGGAAAATTAGTGTTACATAAAATGAATAGGGCTTAAGACAAATTCTTTATAAAAAACTTGCTTTAAGCCCTATTTCACGATCATATTGTGATTCGAATCCGCGTCGAACTATTTATAGTATAACAAAAATTAAATCATAGTCAAGTTGTATTTTAAATAAATTTTAATCTTAATTACTAAAACTTTACAATATAACTAAAATTGCTATAAGAGTATTTACTTTTATAGCAATTTTAGTTATATTGTAAAGTGATCAATTGTGAGGAGAAACTTTTATGAATTCAAAAACAACAAATAAAACCACTAGAAATTGCTATAATAAAGTTCAACACAAATTAATAGTTCTTATTTCAACAATATGCTATCTAAACAAAACACATAAGAAATATACACAAAAAACCATACTCTATTATTTTAATAAAAATCTAAGAAAAAACGGTCAACCTATTTCTACACTAAGAACTATGCAAAAGTATATTTATAGACTACAAAAAGAAATAAAAGTCACAAAAAACTACTAACTATTTCTGATAACAATATCGATATCCAAACCATGTAATAGAAATCCCAAACACATAGAGCCAGCCCCCCAAAATACAAGGAATTAAAATCAAGCAACACATAAACCATTTCAATAACTTCTAAGTATAAAATGCCAAAGCATAAATTTTGCTATTGCTTAAACTATTTTCGAGTATACATCTGTATTAAATTTAAGCTTGTTTTTTCTATCAATGAAATCATCTTTTGCATCCTTGTCAAATACAATTTCACTTTAATTTTAATAAAAAATAAAATATTTGGACTCACCAATAGGCTTCAGTGCCCGCATTAAACCTAAATGTTTAATTAAAAATTTTTGGATTGTTATTCCCAATGCTTTTTCTATCTTGAAAGAACTTTAAAAGTGCTTTCAAGATAGTTTCTTTTTGCACGTTACTTGAATTTACATTCAAATAATAGGGCAAGTTGCTTTATATATACTCTTTATTTTTTTTGATTTTTGTATTTAAGTGTTGATATTATTAGTAATATTTTAAACTTTACTCTTAACTAAAAGCTTGTTTTATTGTTAAAAATAAAACACAAACAATACCCTATAAATAGTTTAATATTGCAATATTATTTAAACTATAAAAATATGTAAATAATAATTTATAAATTAATAAAAAACATATAAGGGAGCTTTCTTAATGAAAATCAAAAATATAGCAAACATATTAATATTTTTTTTATCTATAGTTTTAAATAGCTGGGGAAATGAGTCAAAAATAAATACCCCAAATGAAAATTCTCAAAGTAATATTTTAATAATCTCAGCTACAAAAGCAGAAATAGAAGAGATAAACAAGATTATTCAAAACAAAAAATATATTTCAATAGAAGAGCATAGAAGAAAAAAAAAGATTGCCATTGGGAAATTAATGGATCATAATATAATTACCATAGCTACAGGAGTTGGAAAAATAAATACGGCCCTTTGGACAAGCTATATTATATCAAAATATAAAATTAGTCACATAATCAATGCTGGAGTTGCTAGTGGAATTTATAGTGATAAAAATAAATTTATAAAAATAGGAGACGTTGTAATATCTACAGAAACAACAAGTTATGATTTTGATCTGCATAGATTTGGATATGAAATTGGACATGTTCCAGAACACCCTAAAAAATTTAAAGCAAACACTGCTCTTATAAGGAAAACTTCTAAAATAAAAATAAACAATATAACCTCATATATGGGCTTAATAATTACTGGAGACCAATTCATTGATCATCAAACTTTTCAAGAAATTCCAGAAGAATTTGAAAACGCAATCGCAATAGACATGGAAAGCGCCGCAATGGCTCAAGTAGCATACGGCTTTAAAATTCCCTTTATAATCATCCGGGGAATATCTGATATAGTCAATAATGAGAATAATTACGATGATTATAAAAAATTTTTAAAAAAAGCTTCTTCTAGCTCAGCAAAAATAGTAGAAAACTTAATTAAGTTAATGTAACTTAATTAAGTTTTTAATTAGATTTTGTATTTTTTTTATTTTTTCATAATCTTCTTTAAGTTTGATTATAGCGCCTTTTAGTAGCTGCACTCATCTCTTAAACTTTTATTCCAGAACTATAAAATTACCGTCTCCTTTGCTTATAATAATTATTAGAGCTCCTTATTAAAATCAATATTCTTCAATGAATACTATTTTATAATAAGATCTTCTCTACGCTGTGCTTGATTATATCTTTTTTTGATTATAATCCCTCAGCAAGTAATATCTTTATTAAAATAACTACCCCCAAATGCTTAAAAGCCAAATTATTAATCCCATTGATACAAAAAGCTCAATTTAATAATTTATTTTCTTTTTATAAAAACATTAAATACTCAAGATCTCTTAACATTGGCAAGTGAAGCCAAAATCGATGCTGAAAAATCTAATAAAGAGGTTAATTCTCAAAAGAAAAGCAAAAACAATAGTAAAAATATAGAAGTAAAAGATACTCTTGGGCTAGTTAAAGCAATTAAAAAGTCATTATAAAAGATTGATTTGGCTTTTAAAGCATTAATTGGGTCGGGCTATGACGCCTCATCAACAGCTAAAAGTAAATTTAGAAAATGGCTTAAAGATGATAAATTTGCTAGATGAATTGTTAAAAATAGCAGCAATTGATGGAAATGACAATAACATTAGCAAATACAATGACCTTAAAAAGGTAGTAGATAATTTCAATAATCAAAATTCATTAATAAAGGTATATTTAAAAAATTCAAGCAATGAAGATAAAATTGAAGCTAAAAAATGCATAAAAACACTTATGCACAATGTTGAAACATATTTTGAAAGCGTATGTGATGAGCTTAAAGATAAAAATAAAAATGAGCATAACAGTATATTAACAACTCTAAATGAGGCAATTGGTAAAATAAAAAATTCAGCAATAGCCATACATGTTTGTTTTAATATAGATTAATTTTAAATGCTTTTTATATCTAAAATTTTTTCTTAATTGAGTTAAAGTGCACAATTAAGAAAAAATAAAAATAAATCTTTAAGTTATTGCATAAAGGATTAATTTACTATGTCTTGTCAGCAGTTCTTTTATAAGCAACATTCCAGCAAGATATCAATATAAAAACACCCAATATGAAAATATGCTATTTAGAAAGAGGAAGAAGAAAAAGTAAAAAAGATAAAATATTTTAAACCACTTTCCATTATGCTAAACTTCAATTAATCCACATGGCTTAATGATTCACTTTAAATGGCGGCTTTGAATTTCAAAAAAGCACGCTGCCTTTGACATTATATATTAATTTAATTTTTTGGATTTTAGGAAAAACATAATTTACCGTGCTATATCCCTGTAATTTTGACAAAATCGTTAAAATACTGTAAAAGTATTTGTACTATTTATATTTTAGACAATAAAGCCTCCCTATAAAGAACCCATATTTTCAATCCAAATTGGAAGGCCTAAAACATACAATCATAATCATTACTAGATTTATTATTTCTAAAAAAGATCACCATATTTTTAATTATATCAACTATTGAAAAAAGGTTTTAGAATAAAAGGGTAAAATTAATATTAATAATCCACCAGTAAACATTTGCAATAATAGCATTACAAGTTTAAAATTAAAACATATATGTTGAGTAAAAATCCAAAAATCAGATCTGTTTATAGAATATTTATAACCAGTTATTGCTACGAGTCACAAAATTCAAAAAATAAAAGAATCAAACTGCTATAATAATTTTAAACAGTGAGGAAGAGTTAATATGATTAAATTCCCTAAAAACCATATATCAAAAATACATATCATAAAAGAATATGAGGATGTTACTATTAAGTGGGATAGAGAATACTCATTATTTAGAAAACTACATGGTAAAAATAAAACACTTGAAGATTGGTTAGAATATACCCAAAAAGAAGAAAATCAAAAAATTAAAGAATTTGCAAATAAATTTATCAAAAAAAGAAAACCGAAAATATAAAAATCGCAAAGAAGAATTACAAAGCATAAATAAAAGTTATATAAATCGGTTACAAAAACATTGCATTGACATTTAAGATTTTGCAAAAGAGTTCTCTCGGGATATTTTAAAATGGAAAAAATTAAACACTTTGAGTATAAATGAGCCTATAAAAAGATTATAAAATAGAGAATTTGAAAAAAT
This genomic window contains:
- a CDS encoding plasmid maintenance protein, which gives rise to MDGVINDTLVARMKKQIKFNKNKLIILVKTLDHMNKELLYSANKTYNYVLIQNNFNEALAKTYQLRVNYKTLLEYLEILEKNPKVILKRPTNKENESFIGLYTLLSPLEVCCTKIYNLHPNI
- a CDS encoding 5'-methylthioadenosine/adenosylhomocysteine nucleosidase codes for the protein MKIKNIANILIFFLSIVLNSWGNESKINTPNENSQSNILIISATKAEIEEINKIIQNKKYISIEEHRRKKKIAIGKLMDHNIITIATGVGKINTALWTSYIISKYKISHIINAGVASGIYSDKNKFIKIGDVVISTETTSYDFDLHRFGYEIGHVPEHPKKFKANTALIRKTSKIKINNITSYMGLIITGDQFIDHQTFQEIPEEFENAIAIDMESAAMAQVAYGFKIPFIIIRGISDIVNNENNYDDYKKFLKKASSSSAKIVENLIKLM